The Shinella zoogloeoides genome contains the following window.
TGCAGAGCTCGGGCATGCCCCGCAAGCTCGCCCGCGGTCTGGAGCACCTGGCCGAACTCGCGCTGATGCAGCTGAAGGAAGTGCTCGACGTTTTCGCCACCCGCTCGGTGGACAAGGCCAAGGCGATCCGCGAGCGCGACGACGAGATCGACGCGATCTATACCTCGCTGTTCCGCGAACTCCTGACCTACATGATGGAAGACCCGCGCAACATCACGCCCTGCACCCATCTCCTGTTCTGCGCCAAGAACATCGAGCGCATCGGCGACCACGCGACCAACATCGCGGAAACCATCTACTACATGGCGACCGGCTCGCAGCCGGAAGGCGAGCGTCCGAAGGACGATACCTCGACCTCCGTCGTCGCCGCCGACGTCACCGAGTAAGGGTTCGATCCATGGTGCCCAGAATTGCCGTCGTGGAAGACGAGGAGGCGCTGAGCGTCCTCCTGCGCTACAATCTCGAGGCCGAAGGCTTCGAGGTGGACACGATCCTCTCCGGTGACGAGGCCGAGATGCGCCTTCAGGAGCGCATGCCGGACCTTCTCATCCTCGACTGGATGCTGCCCGGCGTCTCCGGCATCGAGCTTTGCCGGCGCCTGCGCCAGCGGCCGGAAACCGAGCGCCTGCCGATCATCATGCTGACGGCGCGCGGCGAGGAGAGCGAGCGCGTGCGCGGTCTTGCCACCGGCGCGGACGATTATGTGGTCAAGCCTTTCTCGACGCCGGAGCTGGTGGCGCGCGTGCGCGCCATGCTGCGCCGCGCCAAGCCGGAAGTCGTCTCGACGCTCCTGCGCTGCGGCGATATCGAACTCGACCGCGAGACGCACCGCGTCCACCGCCGCACCCGCGAAGTGCGCCTCGGCCCGACGGAATTCCGCCTGCTGGAATTCCTGATGACCTCGCCGGGCCGCGTTTTTTCGCGCTCGCAGCTTCTAGATGGTGTCTGGGGCCACGATATCTATGTCGACGAGCGCACCGTCGACGTCCATGTCGGCCGCCTGCGCAAGGCGCTCAACTTCGCCAACATGCAGGACGTCATCCGCACGGTCCGTGGCGCAGGCTACTCGCTGGAATCCTGACCGGCCGAAATTCCTCCCAAGGACGGAAATGGGCCCTTCGGGGCCTGTTTGCGTTTTGGGCACTCCAAACGAAAACGGGTCCCGAAGGACCCGCATCTCATTTCTGATTGACTGCCGCTCAGCGCATCCGGCGACGCTCGGCCGACGGCTGGTAGGCGAGGCGCTGGTGGTAGGTGCAATAGGGCGAGTTGTCCGGGGACTCGTTGCCGCAGAAGTGGAAGTCGTCGTTCAGCGGGTCGCCGATCGGCCACTTGCAGGTGCGCTCGGTAAGCTGCGTCAGCTCCAGCTTGCGCGACATCGGCACGACCACATTGTTGCCGTTGGCCGGAACCGGGAGCTGTTCGCTCTGCATGTCGAAATCGACGTCCAGCTCTTCCTTGGGCAGCGTGTTGCCGGCCGGGCGGGGCGCCGGGCGGGCGGCAGCGGCCGGACGGGCCGTGAAGTTCGACGGGCGCGGGGCGGCGGCGACGGCCGGGCGCTTGGGGCGCGAGGCGGTCTGTGTTCCGCCGGCCTTGGCGCGGCCCGGAAGGTTCAGGCGATGCACCTTGCCGATGACCGCGTTGCGGCTGACGCCGCCAAGCTGGGCGGCGATCTGGCTGGCGCTCAGGCCCTCGCTCCAGAGCTTCTTGAGTTTTTCGACCCGCTCGTCTGTCCAGTTCATGTGTTCGTCTCCGCTCGGCGCTCGTTGCGGGAATCCCTCGTCGCGCCCCGGATCGATCTGGAGCCTGAACGCCTTGACTCTTGTGGTGACTAGTTCCGCCGCATGCAGTCTAGTAATTGGTCTTTAACCTAGAGACCGGGGGACTCCGTGACAAGAGTCGCGGGAATCGGTGCGAATCGATTTCAGAGTTTTCCCCAACTTGCTGGTCGGGTGTGGTGCGATGACGACACCTTCCGCATGCGTCGTGAATCCTCACCTTGCGGCAGGTTCAGCCGCATTTCGGCCTCGCGATTTGTTGACAGGCCGGCGTGAAATGCCGATAGTGCCGCATGCCGCCGAAAGGCGGCTTTTGATTTTTCTGGCGACCGGAAAAGTCAAGCACGAGACCTGTTTTTCCGCATCTCTTTTCGGAGGATCCGCGCCATGGCCGATGCCGCGCCGCTCTATGAAACCTATATGCGTGCGCCTCTCCGGTTCACGCGAGGGGAGGGCGTGTGGCTCATCGCCGAAGATGGCGAGCGATATCTCGATTTCGCCGCGGGCGTCGCCGTCAATTCGCTGGGCCATGCCCACCCGCATCTCGTCGCCGCGCTGAAGGATCAGGCGGACAAGGTCTGGCACCTGTCGAACCTCTATGAGATTCCCGGGCAGGAGAGCCTCGGCCGCCGGCTGACGGATGCGACCTTCGCCGACAAGGTGTTCTTCACCAATTCGGGTGCCGAGGCGCTGGAATGCGCGATCAAGACCGCGCGCCGCTATCACTTCGCCAAGGGCCATCCCGGCAAGTACCATATCATCACCTTCGAGGGCGCCTTCCACGGCCGCACCATCGCCACCATCGCGGCCGGCGGTCAGGAAAAGTATATCGAGGGCTTCGGCCCCAAGGCCCCGGGCTTCCTCAAGCTTCCCTTCGGCGATATCGCCGCCGTCAAGGATGCGATCACCGAGGAGACGGCGGGCATCCTGATCGAGCCGGTGCAGGGCGAGGGCGGCATCCGCCCGGTGCCGAAGGAATTCATGCAGGAGCTGCGCCAGCTCTGCGACGAATACGGCCTGCTGCTCATCCTCGACGAGGTGCAGTCGGGCGTCGGCCGGACGGGCCGTCTCTTCGCCCATGAATGGTCGGGCGTCACGCCCGATATCATGGCGGTCGCCAAGGGCATCGGCGGCGGCTTCCCGCTCGGCGCGTGCCTTGCCACCAGCGAGGCCGCCTCCGGCATGGTCGCCGGCACGCATGGCTCCACCTATGGCGGCAATCCGCTCGCCATGGCGGTCGGCAACGCCGTGCTCGACGTCGTTCTGGAGGATGGGTTCCTCCAGCATGTGCGCGACGTCGCACTCGTCTTCCGCCAGGGCCTCGCGGCGCTGAAGGATCGTTTCCCCGATATCATCGAGGATGTGCGCGGCGAGGGCCTGATGCTCGGCATCAAGGCGAAGATTCCGGTCGCCGAATTGCTGGCCGCCGTGCGCGCGGAAAAGCTGCTCGGCGTGCCGGCCGGCGACAACGTGCTGCGCCTTCTGCCGCCGCTGACCGTCACGGCGGAGGAAGCGCGCGAGGGGCTGGCCCGCATCGAGCGGGCGGCGGAAAAGCTGACGGCGGCCGTCAAGGCCGCTTAAGGGACTGGGACAGACAGGACACATCATGGCCAAGCATTTTCTCGATCTTTCCGCCGTTTCGGAAAGCGATCTCCGCGTCATCATGGACGACGCGCACAGCCGCAAGGCCGCCAACAAGGCCGGCACGGAGAAGAAGCCGCTCGCCGGCAAGATGCTGGCGATGATCTTCGAGAAGCCCTCCACCCGCACCCGCGTCTCCTTCGACGTCGGCATGCGCCAACTCGGCGGCGAGACGCTGTTCCTGTCGGGCACGGAAATGCAGCTCGGCCGTGCCGAGACCATCGGCGATACGGCCAAGGTCCTGTCGCGCTATGTCGACGCCATCATGATCCGCACGACCGACCATTCTCGCCTGCTGGAGCTTGCCGAGCATGCCACCGTGCCGGTCATCAACGCGCTGACGGACCTCACCCATCCCTGCCAGATCATGGCCGACGTCATGACCTTCGAGGAGCATCGCGGTTCCGCCAAGGGCAAGACCTTCTCCTGGATGGGCGACGGCAACAACGTGCTGCATTCCTTCGTCGAGGGTTCTGCCCGCTTCGGCTACACGATGAAGATGGCCGTGCCGATGGGCTCCGAACCGGACGACAAGATCCTCAACTGGGCGCGCGATAATGGCGGCGACATCCTGCTCGGCCACGATCCGGACGCGATCGCCGACGGTTCCGACCTCATCGTTACCGATTGCTGGGTCTCGATGAACCAGGAGCATCGCGCCCGCGGCCACAACATCTTCCAGCCCTACCAG
Protein-coding sequences here:
- the phoU gene encoding phosphate signaling complex protein PhoU — its product is MSSTHIVSIYDEELKYLSRRISEMGGTAEQMVADSVRALVSTDVALAQKVISEDVILDNAERQINEKAIVTIAKRQPMAADLREIMGTIRIAAELERVGDLGKNTAKRVIAVQSSGMPRKLARGLEHLAELALMQLKEVLDVFATRSVDKAKAIRERDDEIDAIYTSLFRELLTYMMEDPRNITPCTHLLFCAKNIERIGDHATNIAETIYYMATGSQPEGERPKDDTSTSVVAADVTE
- the phoB gene encoding phosphate regulon transcriptional regulator PhoB, whose protein sequence is MVPRIAVVEDEEALSVLLRYNLEAEGFEVDTILSGDEAEMRLQERMPDLLILDWMLPGVSGIELCRRLRQRPETERLPIIMLTARGEESERVRGLATGADDYVVKPFSTPELVARVRAMLRRAKPEVVSTLLRCGDIELDRETHRVHRRTREVRLGPTEFRLLEFLMTSPGRVFSRSQLLDGVWGHDIYVDERTVDVHVGRLRKALNFANMQDVIRTVRGAGYSLES
- a CDS encoding GcrA family cell cycle regulator, translated to MNWTDERVEKLKKLWSEGLSASQIAAQLGGVSRNAVIGKVHRLNLPGRAKAGGTQTASRPKRPAVAAAPRPSNFTARPAAAARPAPRPAGNTLPKEELDVDFDMQSEQLPVPANGNNVVVPMSRKLELTQLTERTCKWPIGDPLNDDFHFCGNESPDNSPYCTYHQRLAYQPSAERRRMR
- a CDS encoding aspartate aminotransferase family protein translates to MADAAPLYETYMRAPLRFTRGEGVWLIAEDGERYLDFAAGVAVNSLGHAHPHLVAALKDQADKVWHLSNLYEIPGQESLGRRLTDATFADKVFFTNSGAEALECAIKTARRYHFAKGHPGKYHIITFEGAFHGRTIATIAAGGQEKYIEGFGPKAPGFLKLPFGDIAAVKDAITEETAGILIEPVQGEGGIRPVPKEFMQELRQLCDEYGLLLILDEVQSGVGRTGRLFAHEWSGVTPDIMAVAKGIGGGFPLGACLATSEAASGMVAGTHGSTYGGNPLAMAVGNAVLDVVLEDGFLQHVRDVALVFRQGLAALKDRFPDIIEDVRGEGLMLGIKAKIPVAELLAAVRAEKLLGVPAGDNVLRLLPPLTVTAEEAREGLARIERAAEKLTAAVKAA
- the argF gene encoding ornithine carbamoyltransferase, with product MAKHFLDLSAVSESDLRVIMDDAHSRKAANKAGTEKKPLAGKMLAMIFEKPSTRTRVSFDVGMRQLGGETLFLSGTEMQLGRAETIGDTAKVLSRYVDAIMIRTTDHSRLLELAEHATVPVINALTDLTHPCQIMADVMTFEEHRGSAKGKTFSWMGDGNNVLHSFVEGSARFGYTMKMAVPMGSEPDDKILNWARDNGGDILLGHDPDAIADGSDLIVTDCWVSMNQEHRARGHNIFQPYQVNKQLMARADKDALFMHCLPAHRGEEVTDEVIDGPQSVVFDEAENRLHAQKSILAWCFGVV